The Acidobacteriota bacterium genome includes a region encoding these proteins:
- a CDS encoding trypsin-like peptidase domain-containing protein — protein MKRGIFFAFLCAASVGAVALTLVTVSFLWPRQAQRWLFAPAGKSWFARARSNAEIVAQANQAVVTVIATRTVRPQPDNQSEALNPQQNLAPPTADSNVQRGTGTGFLIDDAGYIVTNDHVIRGADRIRVRLADGRERRALVQGADAVTDIALLKIEAGPLPLLQLGDSDELRVGDAVIAIGNPLDYEHSVTAGIISAKGRKVYNNEPFEDFIQTDAAINRGNSGGPLLNQQGEVIGVNTVIRVDGSGISFAVPSNVVRRVIAQLRLNGTVKRGYLGLTPATLTAEFRDGLGLGELQGVLVADVTPDKPAAKAGVEAYDVLTHFDGRALASTDDFFSQLSNVLPHQTVALTVLRGGKTLKLAATLEERSKSENESPAENPAKVSNAEPALGFSVRENALEISPTSLTAAPAPDAPRTDQAKTDQANHVLVAVIDPLGPAADSGLTAGQIILEANRQPIHKLDDFNRVSAGLQRGNVLILRISAPQQRVIRLVAIRVGGE, from the coding sequence ATGAAGCGTGGCATTTTCTTCGCTTTTCTTTGTGCAGCTTCAGTGGGCGCGGTGGCGCTCACCTTGGTCACAGTTTCGTTTTTATGGCCGCGCCAGGCGCAGCGCTGGCTCTTTGCGCCCGCCGGGAAAAGCTGGTTTGCCCGCGCGCGCAGCAATGCCGAAATTGTGGCGCAGGCCAATCAGGCGGTGGTCACCGTCATTGCGACGCGCACGGTGCGGCCCCAACCTGACAACCAATCCGAAGCCCTGAATCCACAACAAAATCTTGCCCCGCCCACCGCTGATTCAAATGTGCAGCGCGGTACCGGCACCGGATTTTTGATTGATGATGCCGGCTACATCGTGACCAACGATCATGTGATTCGCGGCGCCGACCGCATTCGCGTGCGCTTGGCGGACGGGCGCGAGCGGCGCGCGCTGGTGCAAGGCGCTGACGCCGTCACCGATATTGCCTTGCTCAAAATCGAGGCCGGGCCGCTGCCCTTGTTGCAGCTTGGTGATTCCGACGAATTGCGCGTCGGCGATGCCGTCATCGCGATCGGGAATCCGCTTGATTATGAACATTCCGTGACGGCGGGCATCATCAGCGCCAAAGGGCGCAAGGTTTATAACAACGAACCTTTTGAGGATTTCATTCAGACCGACGCCGCCATCAATCGCGGCAATTCCGGCGGGCCACTGCTCAACCAGCAAGGCGAAGTCATCGGCGTCAATACGGTCATTCGCGTAGACGGCAGCGGCATCAGCTTCGCGGTGCCCAGCAACGTGGTCAGACGTGTGATCGCGCAATTGCGTTTGAATGGGACGGTCAAACGCGGCTATTTGGGTTTGACGCCGGCAACGTTGACCGCCGAATTCCGCGATGGCCTGGGCTTGGGCGAATTGCAGGGCGTGTTGGTCGCCGATGTCACGCCGGACAAACCCGCCGCCAAAGCAGGCGTTGAGGCTTACGATGTGCTTACGCATTTTGACGGGCGCGCACTCGCCAGTACGGATGATTTCTTTAGCCAATTATCAAATGTGTTGCCGCATCAGACAGTGGCGCTGACGGTGTTGCGTGGCGGCAAGACGCTCAAGCTGGCGGCCACGCTGGAAGAACGCAGTAAAAGCGAAAATGAAAGTCCGGCAGAAAACCCGGCCAAAGTGAGCAACGCCGAACCCGCGCTGGGCTTTTCAGTGCGGGAGAACGCGCTGGAAATTTCGCCTACTTCATTAACCGCTGCGCCAGCGCCAGATGCACCGAGGACAGACCAAGCGAAGACAGACCAGGCAAATCATGTACTGGTCGCCGTGATTGATCCGCTGGGCCCCGCCGCTGATAGCGGGTTGACCGCCGGGCAGATCATTCTCGAAGCCAACCGCCAACCCATTCATAAACTCGATGATTTCAACCGCGTCAGCGCTGGGTTGCAGCGCGGCAATGTTTTAATCCTGCGGATCAGTGCGCCGCAACAGCGCGTAATTCGCCTGGTTGCCATTCGGGTGGGTGGTGAGTGA
- a CDS encoding antibiotic biosynthesis monooxygenase, producing the protein MYGLIGKMTAVAGKREALIAILLEGVAGMPGCLSYIVAKDPADANALWITEVWDSEQSHKASLSLPSVKEAIQKGRPLIAGFSDSTVTEPIGGHGLAAAKSK; encoded by the coding sequence ATGTATGGCTTGATCGGAAAAATGACGGCGGTGGCGGGGAAGCGCGAGGCCCTCATCGCCATCTTGCTCGAAGGTGTGGCGGGTATGCCCGGCTGTCTTAGCTACATCGTCGCCAAAGACCCGGCGGATGCCAACGCGCTTTGGATTACGGAAGTTTGGGACAGCGAGCAAAGCCATAAAGCTTCGCTGTCGCTGCCCTCGGTGAAGGAAGCCATTCAGAAAGGGAGACCGCTGATCGCGGGCTTTAGCGATAGCACGGTAACGGAACCTATCGGCGGTCACGGGCTGGCTGCCGCCAAATCGAAATAA
- a CDS encoding carotenoid biosynthesis protein, producing MLHTLWLLLSTIALRPYVFVFLAFYLAIAITHMGWKRTAVYTVLAYLLAWLSEWSSAVADIGIPFGIYKYINTTADRELWVAGVPFMDSLSFSFLSYLSWEVAILLLGELPISRRNVQIVNRDAIRHGWPVTLLAAFLMTYLDIVIDPLTIQGEKWFLGKLYYYPDGGIYFGITLANFAGWFLLCAAILHLYGWLERTLLAHWGWEGVRAYPFKALGAVGLYFGVLGFNLFMTVWIGDLRLAMVDCFLVLPLLVMLALAVRRSSYAPPVLP from the coding sequence ATGCTGCACACGCTCTGGCTTCTGCTCTCGACCATCGCCCTGCGCCCCTACGTCTTTGTCTTCCTCGCCTTTTATCTCGCCATCGCCATCACGCACATGGGCTGGAAGCGTACCGCCGTTTACACCGTGCTCGCCTATTTGCTGGCGTGGCTGAGCGAGTGGAGTTCCGCTGTCGCCGACATCGGCATCCCCTTCGGCATTTACAAATACATCAACACGACGGCTGACCGCGAATTGTGGGTTGCGGGTGTGCCCTTCATGGATTCGCTCTCGTTCTCCTTTCTCTCGTACCTCAGTTGGGAAGTCGCGATTTTGCTGCTGGGGGAATTGCCGATCAGCCGCCGCAATGTACAGATTGTCAACCGGGACGCAATCCGTCACGGCTGGCCCGTGACCTTATTGGCGGCGTTCCTGATGACCTATCTCGACATCGTGATTGACCCGCTGACCATTCAGGGCGAGAAATGGTTTCTGGGCAAGCTTTACTACTACCCTGACGGCGGCATCTATTTCGGCATCACGCTCGCCAATTTCGCGGGCTGGTTTCTGCTTTGCGCGGCGATCCTGCACCTGTATGGCTGGCTGGAACGAACGCTGCTGGCGCACTGGGGCTGGGAAGGCGTGCGCGCGTATCCGTTCAAAGCGCTGGGTGCCGTCGGCCTTTATTTCGGCGTCTTGGGGTTCAATCTCTTTATGACCGTTTGGATTGGCGATTTGAGACTGGCCATGGTGGATTGTTTTCTGGTCTTGCCGCTGCTGGTGATGTTGGCGCTGGCCGTCCGGCGCTCTTCTTACGCGCCGCCTGTGCTGCCGTAA
- a CDS encoding oligopeptide transporter, OPT family, giving the protein MAVESNETSPSSTGAATFKPYIPASTVIAEFTLRTVVLGAIFGIIFGASTVYLALKAGLTVSASIPIAVLAIAVFKRIGKSTILENNIVQTIGSAGESVASAVAFTIPALIFLTNGESFFNYFNIFSLAIVGGILGVLMMVPLRRSLIVKEHGTLPYPEGTACADVLVAGEKGGSFAGKVFAGLGIAVVYKVAMSIFGFWKETPTARASHTSSFPNASVSAEITPEYLGVGYIIGPRIAGVLVAGGVLSYLVLIPLITFIGDALPAVLKPGVGDTLIRDMSPSQIRLGYVRYIGAGAVAAAGLITLLRTLPTIVAAFRESFKSLRDVKSGVEVSRTEREVPITYVILGSLALVFIVALLPQLPGNTIAGKLLMGLMVVVFGFFFVTVSSRITGLIGNSSNPISGMTIATLMATCLIFVSLGWNGVAYQSLALAVGSLVCIAAAVAGATSQDLKTGYIVGATPLYQQLGLIIGVVVSTFVIGLTLQALDHSMQFQGIAHAIGSERLPAPQATLMATIIKGLLARDLPWGLVFVGMCISVVVELCGVRSLSFAVGAYLPISTTAPIFVGGLMRAWADRMSGVQADAHGESEVTSGMLYSTGLVAGGSLTGVLIALLNGVEKTVVVNGQPKSVSVIQYLLDTVGIHGWERFGTAADLIGILFFAGLCFLLLRASRQPLEA; this is encoded by the coding sequence ATGGCTGTTGAAAGCAATGAGACTTCGCCCAGCAGTACCGGCGCCGCGACGTTCAAGCCTTATATTCCCGCATCCACGGTCATTGCCGAATTCACGCTGCGCACTGTTGTGCTGGGCGCAATCTTCGGCATCATTTTCGGGGCATCCACGGTCTATCTGGCGCTCAAGGCCGGGTTGACGGTTTCGGCCTCGATTCCGATTGCGGTGCTGGCGATTGCCGTCTTCAAACGCATCGGCAAATCCACCATCCTCGAAAACAATATCGTGCAGACCATTGGCTCAGCGGGCGAATCAGTTGCTTCGGCAGTCGCTTTCACGATTCCGGCGCTGATCTTTCTGACGAATGGCGAAAGCTTCTTCAACTACTTCAACATCTTTTCGCTGGCGATTGTCGGCGGCATCCTGGGCGTGCTGATGATGGTGCCGCTGCGCCGCTCGCTCATTGTCAAAGAGCACGGCACCCTGCCCTACCCTGAAGGCACGGCCTGCGCTGACGTGTTGGTGGCCGGTGAAAAAGGCGGTTCGTTTGCGGGCAAGGTTTTCGCCGGACTCGGCATTGCGGTCGTTTACAAAGTGGCGATGAGCATTTTCGGCTTCTGGAAAGAGACGCCGACAGCGCGCGCATCACATACTTCCAGCTTTCCGAACGCCAGTGTGAGCGCCGAAATCACGCCAGAATATCTGGGTGTCGGTTACATCATCGGCCCGCGCATTGCCGGTGTATTGGTGGCGGGCGGCGTCCTTTCGTACCTCGTGCTAATTCCGCTGATCACATTCATCGGCGACGCCTTACCAGCGGTGTTGAAACCGGGCGTCGGCGACACCTTGATCCGCGATATGTCGCCCTCGCAAATCCGTCTGGGTTACGTGCGCTATATCGGCGCGGGCGCGGTGGCAGCGGCGGGGTTGATTACGCTGTTGCGCACGCTGCCCACGATTGTGGCGGCCTTCCGCGAAAGTTTTAAGAGCCTGCGCGATGTGAAATCCGGCGTGGAAGTGTCGCGCACCGAACGCGAAGTGCCGATCACTTACGTCATCCTCGGTTCGCTGGCGCTGGTTTTCATCGTGGCGCTGTTGCCGCAATTGCCGGGCAACACCATCGCCGGAAAATTGCTGATGGGGTTGATGGTAGTCGTCTTCGGCTTCTTTTTCGTAACGGTCAGTTCGCGCATCACGGGGCTGATCGGCAATTCCTCCAACCCCATCTCAGGCATGACCATCGCCACCTTGATGGCGACCTGTTTGATTTTTGTCAGCCTGGGTTGGAATGGCGTGGCCTATCAATCGCTGGCGCTGGCCGTCGGCAGCCTCGTGTGCATTGCCGCCGCCGTGGCGGGCGCGACCAGCCAGGATTTGAAGACGGGCTACATCGTGGGCGCGACGCCGCTCTATCAACAACTCGGGTTGATTATCGGCGTTGTGGTCTCGACCTTTGTCATTGGCCTGACCTTGCAGGCGCTCGACCATTCCATGCAGTTCCAAGGCATCGCGCACGCCATCGGTTCAGAACGGCTGCCCGCGCCCCAAGCCACATTGATGGCGACCATCATCAAAGGCCTGCTGGCGCGCGATCTGCCGTGGGGCTTGGTTTTCGTCGGCATGTGCATTTCGGTTGTCGTTGAATTATGCGGCGTGCGTTCGCTGTCATTCGCCGTCGGCGCCTATTTGCCGATCTCGACCACTGCGCCGATTTTCGTGGGCGGGTTGATGCGTGCTTGGGCGGATCGGATGAGCGGTGTTCAAGCTGATGCGCACGGCGAATCTGAAGTCACGTCCGGGATGCTTTACAGCACGGGCCTGGTGGCGGGTGGCTCATTGACCGGCGTGCTAATCGCCTTGCTCAACGGCGTAGAAAAAACGGTGGTGGTGAATGGGCAGCCCAAATCGGTTTCGGTGATTCAATATCTGCTAGACACCGTCGGCATTCACGGCTGGGAACGTTTTGGCACCGCCGCCGATTTGATCGGCATTCTTTTCTTTGCCGGGCTTTGCTTCCTGCTGTTACGCGCCTCGCGGCAGCCGTTAGAGGCCTAA
- a CDS encoding zinc ribbon domain-containing protein, with the protein MFCPSCGAEERQRGQFCRACGTDLRTVRTVLEKPDAITASAVSARQEIGRALADRIRAVDSADELSVVAEDVLPEIEKFLESPEEKRLRRMRAGLLTAAIGLGAALAFSVVALSIDHGLFVVAALGVTTFFLGLGLMFNGRYLTLPPQTITDHTTDRLAQKAAEQLPEITPRDLNPASAEAFAQTITEHTTHELANNKR; encoded by the coding sequence ATGTTTTGTCCTAGTTGTGGAGCGGAAGAACGGCAGCGCGGCCAATTTTGCCGCGCCTGCGGTACGGATTTGCGGACGGTGCGCACCGTCCTGGAAAAGCCTGATGCCATCACAGCTTCGGCGGTTTCGGCACGTCAGGAAATCGGGCGCGCGCTGGCGGATCGCATCCGCGCCGTTGATTCGGCGGATGAACTCAGTGTGGTTGCTGAAGATGTCTTGCCTGAAATTGAAAAGTTTCTCGAATCGCCGGAAGAGAAACGGTTGCGCCGCATGCGCGCCGGGCTGTTGACTGCCGCCATCGGGTTGGGCGCTGCGCTGGCGTTTTCAGTGGTGGCGTTGAGCATTGATCACGGGTTATTTGTGGTAGCGGCACTGGGCGTAACCACGTTCTTTTTGGGCTTGGGGCTGATGTTCAACGGCAGGTATTTGACGCTGCCACCACAAACCATCACGGACCACACGACCGACCGCTTGGCGCAAAAGGCTGCCGAGCAATTGCCGGAAATTACCCCGCGCGATTTGAACCCGGCGTCCGCTGAAGCTTTCGCACAGACCATCACCGAACATACGACCCACGAATTGGCGAATAACAAAAGGTAA
- a CDS encoding Uma2 family endonuclease yields the protein MSTSVQPAYYHFTVADYHRMLETGVLNEDSRVELLNGRIIEMSPIGKRHTAKVKRLNKLLGRKLDPSLLIGIQDPIQLDDYSEPQPDISVLKPQDDFYESHHPLPADVLFLIEVADSSVMVDREVKLPAYALAGVAEVWLVDLTKDRIEVHSKPHNGIYQEVHIVQRGQAIISTSLPQLELKADDILG from the coding sequence ATGTCCACATCAGTTCAACCCGCTTACTATCACTTCACGGTAGCGGATTATCACCGCATGCTTGAAACAGGTGTGCTCAACGAAGACAGCCGGGTTGAGTTACTGAATGGGAGGATCATCGAAATGTCACCAATCGGCAAACGCCATACAGCCAAGGTAAAAAGACTGAATAAACTACTTGGTCGAAAACTCGATCCGTCGCTGCTGATTGGCATCCAAGATCCGATTCAGTTAGACGATTATTCCGAACCACAGCCTGACATTTCGGTACTTAAGCCACAGGATGATTTTTATGAAAGCCATCATCCGCTGCCTGCCGACGTTTTGTTTTTGATCGAAGTTGCCGATAGCTCAGTCATGGTTGATCGCGAGGTCAAACTGCCCGCCTATGCCCTTGCCGGCGTTGCTGAAGTGTGGCTGGTGGACTTGACCAAAGATCGGATTGAAGTGCATTCCAAGCCACACAATGGCATCTATCAGGAAGTTCACATTGTGCAACGCGGACAAGCAATCATCTCAACAAGCTTGCCACAGCTTGAGCTGAAAGCTGACGACATTCTGGGTTAG
- a CDS encoding VOC family protein has product MPNYPSANPAQFIQGAPVLHVPDVEAAAKYYRDVLGFISDFGNQDYAIVWRDNSAIHFVKSNGSPSGVHLFQWVRDVDACHREVRERGAEITTEPGDRPYGVRDFSIRDPNGISIIFGQDIEA; this is encoded by the coding sequence ATGCCAAATTATCCATCCGCAAATCCGGCCCAGTTCATACAAGGTGCGCCGGTGCTGCACGTTCCTGACGTTGAGGCGGCGGCAAAGTACTACAGAGATGTCTTGGGGTTCATTTCGGATTTCGGAAACCAAGACTACGCGATCGTATGGCGGGACAACTCCGCAATTCATTTTGTTAAGAGCAATGGGAGTCCAAGTGGCGTGCACTTGTTTCAGTGGGTTCGCGACGTTGACGCCTGTCATAGGGAAGTTCGAGAACGAGGCGCAGAGATCACCACAGAACCCGGAGACAGGCCTTATGGTGTCCGTGATTTCAGCATTCGCGACCCGAACGGCATTTCTATTATCTTCGGCCAAGACATCGAAGCCTAA
- a CDS encoding protein kinase, with protein sequence MRYCPSCHRCFQDGVEFCLFDQAPTREGAGLPLIIDGKYQLESLIAHGGMGSVYRALHLQLERPVAVKILRAEFLTDATVRERFHREALAAARLKHPNIIQVYDFGSLANGSAYIVMELVEGRSLREELRLLSARSFQMRPERVAAVMRQVCAGVEAAHRSGIIHRDLKPDNIMIETDPDGTERVLVLDFGIAKLKQPQGTVQCLTDEETIIGTPNYISPEQCTGLPVDARSDVYALGVILYEMLTGQVPFSNTSTSAVLLSHLQEAPPPPTRFCTGLHPAIERVVLRALAKSPQHRFGSAALLADSLQRAVALPETAAVEMPSEEGLVEPATRPRQARVAMPPPVVATPVAAPAAAVAWLADETVPDFEAPVAEPFKLPTPAAIPRPLEREPTLLLERRPRRGLYVVVVALSLLAIGVLADFNSGQRRWLQGGLSGLVQSASPTPATPGQSDELAADALAAAPSVTPTNLLAAKSPEPSAPAATVEATATVASPTPVALVKTSTASAAVSREQLKAFYRRWAETAMNTEWAEHAKFYATQVAYYNEGAMARTQVVARKRRVFGGLNKYYLRFAGEPEIALKPGSDPPAAELTFDKQWDLQRGAQRTAGKALTQIGLRFENGQWQIVSEKQLKLYHQSASVNRPAPPQAVKAHAARASAAQSRALKQRAAKSLWWQRAVNLPPSRLPTAGRAR encoded by the coding sequence ATGCGCTACTGCCCCAGTTGCCATCGCTGTTTTCAGGATGGCGTCGAGTTTTGCCTCTTCGATCAAGCCCCGACCCGTGAAGGCGCGGGACTCCCGCTCATCATTGACGGCAAATATCAGCTTGAATCCCTGATCGCCCACGGCGGCATGGGTTCGGTCTATCGCGCCTTGCATCTGCAATTGGAGCGTCCCGTCGCCGTCAAGATTTTGCGCGCCGAATTCCTGACCGACGCCACGGTCCGCGAACGCTTTCACCGCGAAGCCCTGGCCGCCGCGCGCTTGAAACATCCGAACATCATTCAGGTTTACGATTTCGGCTCGCTGGCGAATGGCAGCGCCTACATCGTGATGGAATTGGTCGAAGGCCGCAGTTTGCGCGAAGAGTTGCGCCTGCTTTCCGCGCGCAGCTTTCAAATGCGGCCCGAACGCGTGGCGGCGGTCATGCGCCAGGTTTGCGCGGGCGTCGAAGCCGCGCACCGCAGCGGCATCATTCACCGCGATCTCAAACCCGACAACATCATGATCGAAACCGACCCCGACGGCACTGAGCGCGTCTTGGTGCTCGATTTTGGCATCGCCAAACTCAAACAGCCGCAGGGCACGGTGCAATGCCTAACCGATGAAGAGACGATCATCGGCACGCCGAATTACATCTCGCCCGAACAATGCACGGGGCTGCCGGTTGATGCGCGTTCGGATGTGTATGCGTTGGGGGTGATCCTGTATGAAATGCTGACCGGGCAAGTGCCGTTTAGCAACACCAGCACCTCCGCCGTCTTGCTGAGTCATTTGCAGGAAGCGCCGCCACCGCCGACGCGGTTTTGCACCGGCTTGCATCCGGCCATTGAACGCGTCGTCTTGCGCGCGCTCGCCAAGAGTCCGCAACATAGATTCGGCTCGGCGGCCTTGCTGGCGGACAGCTTGCAACGCGCGGTCGCCTTGCCCGAAACCGCAGCGGTTGAAATGCCGAGCGAAGAGGGATTGGTCGAACCGGCGACACGCCCGCGCCAAGCGCGTGTAGCCATGCCGCCGCCTGTGGTAGCGACGCCAGTGGCTGCGCCTGCGGCTGCGGTCGCGTGGTTGGCCGATGAGACCGTACCCGATTTTGAAGCCCCAGTGGCTGAGCCATTCAAATTGCCAACGCCTGCGGCTATCCCCAGACCGCTGGAACGCGAGCCGACGTTGCTGCTTGAACGGCGACCCCGGCGCGGGCTGTATGTGGTAGTGGTGGCGCTGTCTCTGTTGGCCATCGGTGTGCTGGCGGATTTTAATTCCGGCCAACGACGCTGGCTGCAAGGCGGGTTAAGCGGCCTCGTTCAATCGGCGTCCCCAACTCCGGCGACGCCCGGCCAGTCAGACGAATTGGCGGCGGATGCGCTGGCCGCCGCGCCGAGTGTTACACCGACTAATTTGCTCGCAGCGAAATCGCCAGAACCTTCGGCGCCAGCGGCGACGGTCGAAGCTACCGCCACGGTTGCCAGCCCAACACCGGTGGCCTTGGTCAAGACTTCCACGGCCAGCGCGGCTGTTTCGCGCGAACAACTCAAAGCGTTTTATCGGCGCTGGGCCGAAACCGCGATGAATACCGAATGGGCAGAGCACGCCAAGTTTTATGCTACGCAAGTCGCCTATTACAACGAAGGCGCGATGGCGCGCACTCAGGTCGTGGCGCGCAAGCGGCGTGTCTTTGGCGGGCTGAACAAATACTATTTGCGCTTTGCCGGTGAGCCTGAAATCGCGCTCAAACCCGGCAGCGACCCGCCCGCCGCGGAACTGACCTTTGATAAGCAGTGGGATTTGCAACGCGGCGCACAGCGCACGGCGGGCAAGGCGCTGACGCAAATCGGGCTGCGCTTTGAAAACGGGCAATGGCAAATCGTGAGCGAGAAACAACTCAAGCTTTATCACCAAAGCGCGAGTGTGAACCGGCCCGCACCGCCGCAGGCTGTGAAAGCGCATGCCGCGCGAGCATCCGCCGCGCAATCCCGCGCCCTAAAACAGCGCGCCGCCAAAAGCCTGTGGTGGCAGCGCGCCGTCAACTTGCCTCCAAGCCGGTTGCCAACAGCAGGCCGCGCACGGTGA
- a CDS encoding type II toxin-antitoxin system RelE/ParE family toxin, whose amino-acid sequence MSKVVISEPAKEDLYQIADYVAQHSPAAALQLMKKFRKKFNMLTNFPQLGRERNDIAIGIRCLVMDNYLIFYQPSDKMIEIWRVRHSAQDLANWFSQL is encoded by the coding sequence ATGAGCAAAGTCGTTATTTCTGAACCCGCTAAAGAAGACCTCTACCAAATTGCGGACTATGTTGCACAACATAGTCCGGCTGCCGCCCTGCAACTGATGAAAAAGTTTCGCAAGAAATTCAATATGCTGACCAACTTTCCGCAGTTGGGCCGTGAACGCAATGACATCGCGATTGGGATTCGCTGTTTGGTCATGGACAACTATCTGATTTTCTATCAACCCTCTGACAAGATGATAGAAATCTGGCGTGTGCGTCACAGTGCGCAAGACCTAGCAAACTGGTTTTCCCAGCTTTGA
- a CDS encoding CocE/NonD family hydrolase, translated as MNHSFINLLTIILSIVCFTPVLAQQPAPVEFAASEQMVPVRDGVKLYTVICAPKNQTQPLPILMTRTPYGSNPGRCRNLPFANKELVADGYIFVNQDIRGKYKSEGDFMMNRPALTTRDKNDTKAVDESSDTYDAIDWLVKNIPNNNGRVGIFGVSYPGWLSVVPLLEPHPALKALSPQAAMNDTWMGDDFFHQGGFRLAYGYEYVYGVENTKGGDDPTFNTYDMYEWYLKQGALSNFFSTRLPTWKAFIEHPSYDAYWQARSAVLYLKDVTVPTLHVAGWFDQEDFYGPMKAYSKLEQNDKQHMNYLVAGPWNHGGWRGGAGDKLGNIEFNKQATGQYFREKIEAPFFAYHLHGKGTGQFPEAQTFQTGSNEWKSYDQWPPANLTTTRNLYFHANGKLSFDAPPEMDKATGDKAFDSYISDPKHPVPYRKRPIEPTYFRKGSGWSVWLTEDQRFADGRPDVLTWETDTLQQDVTVSGEITAQLFAATSGTDSDWIVKLIDVYPEDLADNFKMGGYQFMLAGEVMRGRYYKGFDKPQPLVPNKPAEFNVYLIHKDHSFKKGHKIMVQVQSTWFPVIDRNPQKYVENIFKATDADYIAATQRIYRSKALASHLKLPVVK; from the coding sequence ATGAATCATTCATTTATAAATCTGCTTACCATCATTCTCTCCATTGTTTGTTTTACACCTGTGTTAGCGCAACAACCAGCGCCAGTCGAATTCGCCGCCAGCGAACAAATGGTGCCCGTGCGCGATGGCGTCAAGCTTTACACCGTCATCTGCGCGCCGAAAAACCAGACGCAGCCGCTGCCTATTCTGATGACGCGCACGCCGTATGGTTCCAACCCGGGGCGGTGTCGCAATCTTCCCTTCGCCAATAAAGAGTTGGTCGCCGACGGTTACATCTTCGTCAACCAGGACATTCGCGGGAAATACAAATCCGAAGGCGATTTCATGATGAATCGCCCCGCCTTGACCACACGTGACAAGAACGACACCAAGGCCGTGGACGAAAGCAGCGATACTTACGACGCGATTGATTGGCTGGTCAAAAACATTCCGAACAACAACGGGCGCGTCGGCATCTTCGGCGTTTCCTATCCCGGCTGGCTCTCGGTCGTGCCGCTGCTCGAACCACATCCCGCGCTCAAAGCGCTGTCGCCACAGGCCGCAATGAACGACACCTGGATGGGCGACGACTTCTTTCATCAAGGCGGTTTTCGGCTGGCGTATGGCTATGAATACGTTTACGGCGTCGAGAATACTAAAGGCGGCGACGATCCGACCTTCAATACCTACGACATGTACGAGTGGTATTTGAAGCAGGGCGCGCTCTCAAATTTCTTCTCGACGCGGCTGCCCACATGGAAAGCCTTTATCGAACATCCGAGTTATGACGCCTACTGGCAGGCGCGTTCGGCGGTGTTGTATTTGAAAGACGTGACCGTGCCGACGCTGCATGTCGCGGGCTGGTTCGATCAGGAAGATTTTTATGGGCCGATGAAGGCGTACAGCAAACTTGAACAGAACGACAAACAACACATGAACTACCTCGTCGCCGGCCCCTGGAATCACGGCGGCTGGCGCGGCGGTGCGGGCGATAAGCTCGGCAACATCGAATTCAACAAACAAGCCACCGGGCAATACTTCCGCGAAAAGATCGAAGCGCCGTTTTTCGCCTACCACCTGCACGGCAAAGGCACGGGCCAATTCCCCGAAGCGCAGACTTTCCAAACCGGCAGCAACGAGTGGAAGAGTTACGATCAATGGCCGCCCGCGAACCTGACGACGACGCGCAATCTGTACTTTCACGCCAATGGCAAGCTGTCTTTCGACGCGCCCCCAGAGATGGATAAAGCTACAGGCGACAAGGCGTTCGACAGTTACATCAGCGACCCGAAACATCCCGTGCCCTATCGCAAACGTCCGATTGAACCGACTTATTTCCGCAAAGGCTCTGGCTGGTCGGTTTGGCTAACAGAAGACCAACGGTTCGCCGATGGCCGTCCCGATGTGCTGACGTGGGAGACGGACACATTGCAACAGGATGTCACCGTCAGCGGCGAAATCACCGCGCAACTTTTCGCCGCGACCTCTGGCACCGACAGCGATTGGATCGTCAAGCTGATTGATGTCTATCCCGAAGACCTCGCCGACAATTTCAAAATGGGCGGCTATCAATTCATGCTGGCGGGCGAGGTCATGCGCGGGCGCTATTACAAAGGCTTCGACAAACCGCAGCCGCTGGTGCCGAATAAGCCGGCAGAGTTCAACGTCTATCTGATCCACAAAGATCACAGTTTCAAAAAGGGCCACAAGATCATGGTGCAGGTACAAAGCACCTGGTTCCCCGTGATTGATCGCAATCCGCAAAAGTACGTCGAGAATATCTTCAAGGCGACCGATGCCGATTACATCGCGGCCACGCAGCGGATTTACCGGTCGAAGGCGCTGGCTTCGCACCTCAAGTTGCCGGTGGTAAAGTGA